CTTTTGGAGCCATCTCCTACCATTCAATTGCAGAAATGGTTGTAAATGCTGAACCTGACTTCAGATCTTGTTTACTTCGCTTCAGAAAGATCATTTTCAAGGAATCCAGGTCTGCAAAAAATTAGAGGCTGATCTTATTTTCATCTATGTATCTAACTTGTGGCACTACTTCATTtaaatatctccccttcccctactgcatccctaaaccagcccagttcgtcccctccccctactgcaccacacaaccagcccagctcttccccccccacccactgcatcccaaagccagtccaacctgtctctgcctccctaaccgcttcttcctctcacccatcccttcctcccaccccaagccgcacccccatctacctactaacctcatcccacctccttgacctgtccgtcttccctggactaacctatcccctccttacctccccacctatactctctccacctatcttctttactctccatcttcggtccgcctccccctctctccctatttattccagttccctctccccatcccctctctgatgaagggtctaggcccgaaacgtcagcttttgtgctcctgagatgctgcttggctgctgtgttcatccagcctcacattttattatcgtggaattctccagcatctgcagttcccattatctctaaatataTTTATATTCAGTTTTAGCCAGTAACTTGCCACTTGAACCTAAGTCACTTTCAGCAGTAGCTGTATAATAAACTAACTTCTTATTTTGTCTGAAACATAAAGCAGTGCTGCTGGTTATTTTAAGTTGAAACACTCAAATGTAAAAGATAACTGCTGAGGTGCTTGTACACATTCTTAGTTTACAGACCACTCTGAGGAAAAATCTGGTATGTGGTTGTGGCAGTACAAATGATTATATATATACTagttgtgtatttgtgtgtgtacaGACACATTACGGGAGTGTTCAACAAATAAGTGTGCTCCAGGGATTCAAAACACACAACAGACACCAACACTAACAGAGATACAACCTGCTGGCCACATCTAGCTTCACATCTTGGTTCTCCAATGATATGCACACTATTTACACATTTCCTCAAAATGATATTGCAACATCCAGTAACTCAAAGTCTTCAAACAACATGATTCACACCACGCAATGTCAAGAATTTGTTGAACACACTGGATTTAACAAAGCCTATGGGTCCTGAAAACAACCCATTGTagcattggagataatgggaactgcagatgctggagaattccaagatagtaaaatgtgaggctggatgaacacagcaggccgagcagcatctcaggagcacaaaagctgacatttcgggcctagacccttcattgtaGCATTGAAGGTTTTCTCAAAATAAGTACTTCTCCTCTAGCTCAGCTACAAGACTGACATCTTCTTGAAAAAGTGAAACATATACCCAAAATCCCATTTAAGAAAAGCAAAACTAATCCAATTAGTTCCCATCCGATCAAACTATTCTCCACTGTTTGAAAGAATCATTGTCGggtgattgtatcagagataataggaacggcagatgctggagaatccgagataacaaagtgtagagctggatgaacacagcaggccaagcagcatcttaggagcacaaaagctgacttttcgaacctagacccgaaacatcagtttttgtgctcctgagatgctgcttgtcctgctgtgttcatccagctctacactttgttatctcattgtcAAGTAATAGCCACTAATAATCTACTTATCAAGACTCAATTTGGATTCTTCCAGGAACACTCAGCTCGAGACCTCATTACAGTTTTTGTGCATTGAAGAAAAGGGTTTCATTGCAGAACTGAGATGAGACTAGCCTTGCGATCAAGCCAGTAAGTGACAGGGTCTGATCTACACAACATGGTAAAGTGTATTTAAAGAATCGTAGTTTGATTGGGATATGTCAAAAGGGATTTCAGGTTGGAACTAGCAGTGTAGATAAGGGAAACAAGTAGGTGTAGCGTAGATGGATTCTCAAATAGCATACAAAACATTATCCTAAAGAGGTTATTGCACAAAATCAGTGCTTATGGGATTGAGGGAAAAgttattagcatggattgaggactgGTTAATAAGAaagagaataggaataaatgggtcattttgaGGTTGACAGGCTATAGCTGGGATAAGTCTATGGATCTCAGTTATTTGAATCAGCTTCCAATATCCTTCTAAGTGGTGAATTCCTGACCTTAAAAACTCATtgggttaaaaaaaattcctgatatCCTAagtatcttaaatctgtgccctctggtttctGAATTTACTGTCAATTGAAACAGTTTCTTCCCCATCTCCCCTAACAAACCCCTGATGATGTTGAATGAGGGGAGTTGGACCATCACATGATTGAAAGACCTATGAAGCAATGGTTAAATTGTTTTGCTTTTACAGTGGATCTGAGGAACACATTCCACTGAAGTTACATCATTTATTGAGAGAGAGCTTATTTCACATGAAACGCTGTAATTTTCAGCACTTGACTTGTAAAAAGTAACCCTTTACCCTTGACAGCATAGACTACAGTTCAAACACAAAAGCTATGAGAAATGTGAAGACGACACATTTAAATTTAACACTAACATCTTTGCTTGGTTGGTAGAAATACTGATTAAAAATACAATGCACCCACTACAACACACCCCTGTTCTTTTGCAGTCTTAGTGCCCAAAGATATAGTTATCAATGAGTtgtccagcagtatctgtggCAGGAAAGTGCAACACATAGAACAGGCCAATACTTTAAGATTGCCAGGGAATAGGGATATTGCAGCTCTCTGCCATGTATAGTACACAATTCTCTGGGCAATGTTCTTTCCCTTTAAAAACCCTACCACAAGTGGATACTGCAGCCCCTCCCTCACAGGTTGAGTCATTTATCCCCACCACCACTCCCCcaactccaaccccaaccccatTCAGAGTGTGACCACAACCACTTTTTTCACCAGTACACATTTCCAAATTTCCAACACGATAGAAGGTGACAATGAGGCCTCTTCAGCCAATGGCTTGCAGCCTGTGCCTGAGCCATGCTTTACTGTATCCACCCCCCGACAGACTGCCCCAGCCTTCAGCCCCCAGTCCCAAACACTAACTTGTTATGTCCTCTTCCCATGGCAATAGCCGCCCTTGTCCTTACTCCCTGTCCAACCCGCTTGCCCTTTAGTTTCTGTTGACAGTTCTGCCAAATAGTGGCCCATCCCCTTGAGATGGGGCGAAGTGCCCAGACCCTTGACTGACAGGGGAACATGCATTTCCACTGTGGATTTATACCCCCAGGACTGGCTGCTGTGTTGCTGCAGAACGGACCATGACACACTCCCCAAACAGCAGGGACTGCTGTCACGCAGAGGAGACATTAAGTATTGACATAGCACACGGCTATACAGCAAAAGGTACATCCCCTGACTGAGGACAACTGATCAGCAAAtcaagctaataaagtgtgaagctggataaacacagcaggccaagccacatctcagcagcacaaaagctgacgtttcgggtctagaccctgccTGCCTGGTTGTTTGAATGTGCTAACTGGCACAATGAGGCAGTGCATGGATGCTGTGCACTTCCAGGGAGATGCAAAGTGAGCAAACACTAAGAGAGCAAGCAAAGAGccctgagattttttttctttactcattcatggcatgaaggtgtcactggcttggcagcatttattgccgatccctaattgcccagagggcagtttagagtcaaccccattgctgtgggtttggagtcacatgtagaccagaccaggtaagggtggcagtttccttctgtaaagggcattagtgaacccagatggatttttccaacaatcgacaatggattcatggtcatcattaggctcttaattccagacattttattgaattcaaattccaccatctgccatggaaggattcgaacccaggtccccagaacattatctgggtctctggattaacagtccagtaataatgtCACTAGACCATCACTAGAcctggaggctggaagaatacagcaggccaggcagtatctgaaggaaaggagcagtcaacatttcagtcttcagtcctgaagaagggtaatacctgaaacattgactgcttcttccctccaaatgctgcctggtctgctatgttcttccagcctcctgtttgtctaccttggattccagcatctgcagtttttttttgtctcttgcaCTGAGAGTCTACTTGGATCTCAGTTTGTCAGCTGGTTGCCTGGCCATGCCCACAAAGTCTCCTTGTACAAGCATTTCAAATTAGTTTCTGGTGCACTCTGCAATGCATGTCTGTTCTTCCAGACCGCAATGCTAGGGTGTACTGGAGAGGTGTCATGCTGATCAGGAATAGTTGGCAAATGCCGAATGACAGTGTCCATGGATGAGAAGTATGTGTAACTGGCACATGTGGTTCATATCTTGGGCTGCAGTTGGCTGCAATCACCATAGCAGCCATTCTGAGCAAACAGCAAGCTCAATTCACCGGGCACTCTTTCTAGTTTCCATATCGAATTTTCTTAACATCTAACTTGTTGGACAAGTTTGTTCAGGTAGACACCTGAAAATTAATGAGATGAGTTAGGACATCAGCAATGTACTTTGTTAAGCAGTAATCCACCTTTATTCGCAACTTGCTATTGCCTAGCAAGAAACTCACCACACCACTTGCGAAAAGTTTAAAAGATGGAGCAAGTTGCTCCCAGTATCGCAAAGGGCCTCATCGGATTCCTCACCTAATCCTGCCACACATTTCACcgtagcccacatcactcagatctCTATAAGATTCCAGGGCATACGTTTAAAGTCTCTTGCAGCAATCTTCAAAGTGGCTGATACTCAGTCTATATCAGTCCTTCCTTTCTGACACACTCAAATACTTAATTATAGTAGAAATAACACAATTCAGATCAGCATCTGACTCTTTACAAACTATTGTTTGGACAATTGAATGCAGTAGTCCGTCAAACTTGTCTGTTTATTTACGGGCATTTCAAAAGGTATCAGTGTCAGTTTATATTCTCTCTCACAGCATACAAAACGTACAACTATTTCCAATAAGCGATTTGTAATATTTAAAAACATATCAGTCTCTTCATATCCCAGATAATGGACAGAATTAAATGCCGACTGAGGAAACAGGAAAAGTGTTCTTTTTTTCCTGAGTAATGCTGTATAGTCAATAATACATGATGCAGTTCCTTAATGTAAGTACAAATTTGcagtttaatattttaattttgtcGAAATTGGCATATTGAAGTCTTTAGCAGTTCTATCTGGAACAGCTGCTGCTGACCTATTAGTACTTAGGAAACTTTCTAACCTTCTACATTTTAAGGTTTTTCATGATTATTCAACAGCTAAGGGTGAGACTTAAAAACTGtctcttttaaaatattgaaatttaAAAGCATTAAAATAAAGGGCTCATTCAGGCTATCATCCCATTTTCAAGACTCAACAGGCAACAGCTGCACCATCTTATGTTGGATCCCATTACTGACTGAGGAAGATGGAATTATCATTGCAAACTGTTGCTGCATTACAGTATtcctgcatcccacccagatccatttccATTCTCAGGTCTCATTGTCAGCTCAAAGCCAAGTTTTGATAGTGAATATTCTCTATTTCCCAATTTGTAATTGATAACAAATGAAATACCTGCATAAGCACCTTTGTTGCAtaaaaataaagattaaaaaGTAAAGCTGCAATAATTCCAGCAGACCATATGGCTAATGTCTCAGGAGAGAGAAtggtgactggtggtggtttacaCTGacgtcaccacacctcaggcaaggaatAAGGTTGAGAAGGTCGGACCTTCATGGTAATACCTCAGCTGGTACTAGAATTGAATTCAtgttgttggtatcactctgtatCACCAGCTAGCGACCGAGTCAACAGAGCTAACTTACAGtttctctgctactgtacccaccaTCCAAGACTCACTCTTCTCACTAGCTCTAACATCGTTCCTCACTCACTTTCACCATCCCAGTTACCATGCCCTCCgagctgcctactcactcacttgagACATCTCATCTTTATCAAAATGACAGTTATGCCACTCACTTTCATCTCTGTTAGTATCTGCCTCTCTCATTCCAAGAGAAAAGAGCAGAGCAGAAAGAGTCAGGATTGGTGGTCAGCTGCTTGACATTCAGTTTCTCATACCTAATGTGGAGAGAATCGTGACTCTCTGACCATGTCAAAGCCCCACGACTAGTATTGGAAGCTATCTTTAAATTACCTTGTAGGGACCTCCTGATTCATGTGACTGAGGACTGATGACAACTATGGCAAGCTTCTTGGCTTtgtgtttgcactaaacaacACAGTATTACAGCTGTggtctaagagataatgggaactgcagatgctggagaatccaagataataaagtgtggagctggatgaacagagagctctgatgaagggtccaggcccgaaacgtcagcttttgtgctcctaagatgctgcttgacctgctgtcttcatccagctccacaatttgttatctcagctgtGGTCTAAGCCTGGGTACCTCTGGCTGAGGAGGTAAACACAGAAAGGCAAGGTGAGGCAATCCGAGGGAGGGATGTCATGGGCATTCAGGTAGGCTCAAAGCGAGTGAGTTCAATGATACCAAGCAAACAGGCCAGAGATGCAGCTGGGCCAGAGAGCACAGTGTCCTTTCTGCAGGGTTACAATGATAGTTGTTGGTGCAGGCTGAGCTACAGCACTGAAGTGCAGGTCCATCCTGAAAATGGATCTGAAATGTGCCATGTAGATTCATAGACACAAATGCCACATCTGCAGAATGTgtgcatgtggctggtgcccaaGAAGTGTGATGTCAGTGGCCAATGTCAAACACAGAGGTAGTCATTTGGAGCAAGTGGTGACTTGAAGTTGCTAGGTAacctccaccctcccctccccaccatctTCAATGTTGAGAATTTTTAATGTTTAGCTTGTTCAGTGCATTTGCCAAGATaagaaactgaatattaatgagcaATTTGTTCTGTTAATAAGGAGTTCACAAGCTATAATCCGCCATTGCTGGGAACTCACTTCTGCCTCATGAGAAGCTCACCTTACCATTTGGCAAATGTAGCAAGTTGCTTCTGATATTGAGATAGGCCTCGCCATAGTTCGCTCATGATCCAACCACATATCTTATCGCAGCATAGTTCAGGTCTCTATAATATTCCATCCAGTATGTTGACCAGATGCTTATGAAAtgttttacaaaaacagaaattgcttgaaaagttcagcaggcaaAAGCACCAGTAGAGAGAAATTAGAGTCACCGTTTCAGGTCTAATGACCCtccctcagaggaagggtcactggacccaaaatgttaactctgatttctcaccacagatgctgccagacttgctgagcttttctggcaatttctgtttttgtttctgatttacaacatccacagttctttcaggttttatgaAAAGTTTTAACTGTGTTTAATATGATTACACATTCTTGAATGTGTATATAATGTAGCCAGCCATAATGAAGTCCCTTAGCCATGTTTTACGTTGTCATAAAGATTCTGCAATGGAAACACTCAAATTGTTCTATCAGTTTGGAGCGTCACTTCATGTCCAATAGGAAAACACATTTTCCTGAATCTTTAAGAATGGTCAATTATTTCCACAAATGCAAATCAACTCATAACAATGCTTACAAAATGCAACAAAGTTTCATATTTATGTCAGGATAACCTTATTGTTGTGAATACAGCATTGAAAAAGCTCCATTTATGTAACATGCATAGGCATAGTTTTATGTGCTCCCTACAATGCCAAACTGTATTTTTTAATGCCTTTTGCAGCTTGACTGCATGTGGTTTCTTGTTTGAGTATAAGAACACCTAATCAAAATCAGTGTACCTACTTGCACAGGCCTGTCATAATCCCAGCTTTTTAAACATCAAGCTTCATGATAGGAGCCAGTAGGTATAGTAAACTTTGGATAAATATCTATTTCTAGACAGCTGATCCTAATCTAACCTGCATGACGAAGTGTCAGGCAACTCTTTCTTGGGTAGTGCCCTCTGTTTACAATACATCTGCAGACAATTGCCTTTTGTCTGTTTCATTTATTATGACTAGTCACAGTCATACTTTTTggcaaaattgttttttttcagtATTAATGATCTCATCGTTAAGTGTTCAGAAAATAAGAAATTCTAAGAATATCAAAAGGGGTGTGTGCTTTAGCTACTTCCCTAAATTTGCCCTGTTTTGTTTTGAGGAGAGaaactgagataagaagaaacactgatacacaatATGGTTTGAAGCAAGAGCCTTGTTTTTAGTAATCGATCAAAATGCTCGAGGGTGAGGTGTGCTTGAAAAAAAAGTTTATAAATCGCATAGTTCTCAAgttgtattttaaaatgaatgtgtgCTTGTGTATAGTACTGCAACTTAATCCACTTATTCACAGTTCATTCTGAAGTGAACTCTTCTCCTTCAGCACAAATTTATTTTTTCCTGTTGTACATAATCCAAGAATTATATTAACTTGAAGACTGTTGTGCCTATTTGCATGAAATATTACACCTCACCTGAAAAAAGTGATCTAAAAGTTATAGAAATTTTCTCAAAAATTATACATCATCTTTAAATTGAACTGCTATAGGAACCATTTTTATTAAGAACTTGGCGCAGAATTCATGCGTTAATTGACTTTTTTGTATTTattcagcacttattgcccatccctaattgcccttgaaaaagtggtgGTCAGCTGTCCTCATGAATTGCTGTAATGTATGTGCTGTAGGCACACCTACAATGCAGTCAGGgtaggagttccagaattttgacccagagacagtgaagggacgacaatatatttccatgttagGAAGTTagtcaccaggtacctgctctgccTTCAGTATTGCGAACTTATGACATCTACCTTGTTCAGCGCATTTGGTAAGGtaggaaactgaatattaatgaggtgcaTTGTAccattaataaggcatttaacaaactGTCATTTCCCTTAATTCACAATTTTCTGCCGCCTAATGAGAAACTTGCTATTCAAATGTgccttggaagagaacttgcaggtgctagtgttcccatgtatttactGGCTTTGTCCTAGGTTGTAGAAgttgcaagtttggaaggtgctgtccacaGAGCCTTGGGTGAGTTGTTGCAATGCAGTGCTAGATTGATAAATTGCTCAAGGTTATTCATGGTAAACAAAGAACTCAGAGTTAGTGCTAATGCAAACAATAGAGAATGGGTCCCACTgttaaagttgtgaagaatggtgcTTTTAACAGAAAATACTTTTATGTGTTGACTGCTTGCATGTATAAAGCACCAAGCATGtcctttgataatgggaactgcagatctggagaatccaagataacaaagtgtgaagctggatgaacacagcaggccaagcagcatctcaggagcacaaaagctgacatttcgggcctagacccttcatcagagagggggatggggagagggttctggaataaatagggagagagggggaggcggaccgaagatggagagaaaacaagataggtagagaggagagtacaggtgagaaggtagggaggggataggtccgtccagggaagatggacaggttaaggaggcgggatgaggtggaaggtaggaagtggaggtgcggcttgaggtgggaggaagggatgggtgagaggaagaacaggttagggaagcagagacaggctgggctggttttgggatgcagtgggaggaggggaagaactgggctggttttgggatgcagtgggggaaggggagatttcgaagcttgtgaagcccacattgataccattgggctgcagggttcccaagcagaatatgagttgctgttcctgcaaccttcgggtggcatcattgtggcactgcaggaggcccatgatggacatgtcgtctgaggaatgggagggggagttgaaatggttcacgactgggaggtgcagctgtttgttgtgaaccgaccggaggtgttctgcaaagcggtccccaatcctccgcttggtttccccaatgtagaggaagccacaccgggtacaatggatataatataccacattgaTATACCACAATATACCACAAAGCATGTCCTTTGAATGTCCAAAAGTCCTTTACAATTACTGAATTGCCAAAGGGCTGTCAATGTTACGAAGATAGATGCATTTGCCAATTTGCAAACATGAAGTTTACTATAAATAGTAGATTAATTAATATTCTTATTAATGTTTGGCGCTCTATGTTGAGAGATGCTGTTGGCTGAGTCATTAGAGATTCCATCCATTTCTTCAATCTTTTTGGCCATCTGGGCATATGGAATCTTGCTTTAATATAAGATCGGAAAGATAATGTCTCTTCCAATCTATCCCTGCTTCAGTGCTGTACTAAAGTTGCATCCAAGATAtttggtagtcgtggaagcggagtcattagtgacatttaagcgactgctggacatgcacatggacagcagtgaattgaggggaatgtaggttaggttattttacttttggattaggattaatcaacggcacaacatcgtgggccgcagggcctgtactgtgctgtacttttctatgttctatgttctataataaggtgtacagctggatgaacacagcaggccaagcagcaccagaggagcaggaaggctgacgttttggctgcagggtctaggcccgaaatgtcagcctacctgctcctctgatgctatacactttgttatttcaggttctccagcatctgcagctcctactgtctctaaaGTAGCATCCAATTCTgtttaacagttcagtgatatcTCTGTGAAATTGACAAGATTAGATAAATTTAGTGAGGTCAGCTGATCAAGTATTATTTAGCCTTTTGATTATGTTCTTTTTATTGTAACTGAGTCAACAATAAATTTTATGTTTGAATTTCACAGGAATTCCAACAAGAAATTGACCAACTTTATCAGTCTGAAATCTTATCAAGTCTTGACAGTTTAGAAACTGAGGGGCAAAACACTACCCACCAGACTGAGCCAATTGAATCAAATTCTCTCTCTGTTCAGATTAATCATACGTCTAATAACAGAGTGAAGCCACATCCACCTGTAAAAGATTCTTTGAACTCATGTAGAACAGATTTTTATCCTCTGAAAAACACACATATAAGTGCCTGGATCAACAACTTGGATAGTAGCCAAACTTCCCTCTCTTCAGCAGTTGTGAAAACAAATGGGACTGAAGCTTCAGCTACAAAGGAGTATTTGAGTGATAAGCAACATACATTAGCTTTTGCGAAAATTGATTCTGAATGTTTTGACTCAGGTCCTCTTTCTTCTGTTGAAAGATATCAGAATGAATCCTCAACAAAACTTTACAATAACAATCAACATAAAATTATAGAAAATAATGCCCACTCCATAGAGAGTCATCCAACAACCCGACCTTCTTCTGAAAGCTCCCTTGGCCACACTGCTCATTCTGCAACAAGGCCTTGCAATGCCTGGTCTACCCCAGATCCAACACCTAGGGAAGCAACTCAAGTTTCAGATGTGAATGACAGATTAGAATCTGTGCACCAAAATGAACCTGTAACGTTGCATTCTTTGAAACTGCCTTTAGCAACacctttctttttaaactttaGTCCAAAGTCACAATTGTTCAGTGACAGAAGGAATACTGACAGTATAAAAGAGAGTCAGAAGACTGTCGAACAAAATCATCTACTGGCATGCACTGGTGCAACTAATCAAATAAACCAAAAAGCTGACTTTTCCAGTGAAAGTGAAGGCAACCACGCTTCTTCTAACAAATATAATTTGGGCATTAAAAGTAGACATGGCTCTGAAGGAGCCAGTCAGAAATCTGCACCTTCTCAAGCAGCATTTAATTCTTCTGAATCTGATTCTGAAAATAATGTGACagaaggaaaggaaaagaaactgGCAGCACATTCTTCAATGTCTACTACAAGATTAAAAACCAGCAAAAACTATTTCTATGAAAAGAGCAATTTCAACCTACTGAAGGGAATACTAAAGAAAGCGTCAAAGTATGACAATGGTTATCCCAAATCTGTACTGTCTGCAACTGGTGTGCTTGGAATTCAAATGGCATCCTCCATCAGGGACAGCGTGGAGttgataaaaatgaaagaaacagaatcTGTCAAAAATCCAACAAAGAAAAAACTGAGATGGTTTGATGAGATTGAACAAACCAATCAATTTACAAAAGTGCCAAATAAAGATGCTGGAGAAGAACTGGAGATTACAAAAGACAGTAAAAGTTCAGGATCAACTAGTCAGAGTCAAGTACAGTCACCATGTTCGGAAAATAATGGCAGTTTCACTAATGGTAAGTCAATTGTGGAAAGTAAAAAAGAATCAAAATGGACCACACTTAATACTGGTCACAAGACTGCTGTAGATTGTAGCCTTGCTGGCCGCCAGCAGACGGAATCCAAGGGAGCAGTGACAGATCCTGTCATTTTAGAAACAGCTTCTGTGACCCATGGAATAACACCAGCTGTACCACCTCAATATCATCTTACTAAACAAGCCTGGGCAGCTACAGAAACTAGAAACATAGACCAGA
This is a stretch of genomic DNA from Stegostoma tigrinum isolate sSteTig4 chromosome 6, sSteTig4.hap1, whole genome shotgun sequence. It encodes these proteins:
- the cep126 gene encoding centrosomal protein of 126 kDa isoform X4; this encodes MQERSGANLQNSRLYFQRELEETQRLLGEQQLNSLQEFQQEIDQLYQSEILSSLDSLETEGQNTTHQTEPIESNSLSVQINHTSNNRVKPHPPVKDSLNSCRTDFYPLKNTHISAWINNLDSSQTSLSSAVVKTNGTEASATKEYLSDKQHTLAFAKIDSECFDSGPLSSVERYQNESSTKLYNNNQHKIIENNAHSIESHPTTRPSSESSLGHTAHSATRPCNAWSTPDPTPREATQVSDVNDRLESVHQNEPVTLHSLKLPLATPFFLNFSPKSQLFSDRRNTDSIKESQKTVEQNHLLACTGATNQINQKADFSSESEGNHASSNKYNLGIKSRHGSEGASQKSAPSQAAFNSSESDSENNVTEGKEKKLAAHSSMSTTRLKTSKNYFYEKSNFNLLKGILKKASKYDNGYPKSVLSATGVLGIQMASSIRDSVELIKMKETESVKNPTKKKLRWFDEIEQTNQFTKVPNKDAGEELEITKDSKSSGSTSQSQVQSPCSENNGSFTNGKSIVESKKESKWTTLNTGHKTAVDCSLAGRQQTESKGAVTDPVILETASVTHGITPAVPPQYHLTKQAWAATETRNIDQKITVKNTIIKPEKPMVRKGHSKVIKRAHSAKVYFCTRGNCRKGTIIRPQSASEAMKSQGKILIPHPPSRLAIDSKHCQRTKGNFNSSCQSQMQPANVIDNSSTKSREFIPDIHYTSSKDNADKTAVSGLWPQKKFSNNTSVAITTFPSSYLVSPFETVPKATYSVNTTKSVLQQGDVNNGTKQDSKCGGDRLRLDSTPTDEEIALLWHGVRSALARKDVISGDARNYLSSRNNGHKTNLQHHRTNVSQLSIDGSTLMNGMRSVSRGDRLLSAPSVAFTRRNHPTDTHSSGIKYRALLEQRRMNIGSTTHKSDQIGQNFQISPFPSAFDPVQTINAAQNSEEVSQSTEQFMLAENMVETSAQDSDILSAMETIETQQYSFLQNKVQRLGLSALSFEEQKLLQSLDRLDKRLQYIKEIVQTSPSDGLLQIPSPFVISNGASSSSTRPEQVLCDTQKDHSFAPDNYGKFQRKY
- the cep126 gene encoding centrosomal protein of 126 kDa isoform X5, encoding MWRDRPVSSVNIKTQLEGLDEERQRLEEEQKTNRAKVRKLTLQTIRRRKALEEKRKDNEEKEQKFREEVLQERKLKQQEATERFQRAHLPPSQRRQNRIGHRKRAIRLEEALEQVQGSSCGSASSSYVIAKSTVNKWTTDLLLNLSPHEIRNGSRYQIQLSEAKAYAKLMQERSGANLQNSRLYFQRELEETQRLLGEQQLNSLQEFQQEIDQLYQSEILSSLDSLETEGQNTTHQTEPIESNSLSVQINHTSNNRVKPHPPVKDSLNSCRTDFYPLKNTHISAWINNLDSSQTSLSSAVVKTNGTEASATKEYLSDKQHTLAFAKIDSECFDSGPLSSVERYQNESSTKLYNNNQHKIIENNAHSIESHPTTRPSSESSLGHTAHSATRPCNAWSTPDPTPREATQVSDVNDRLESVHQNEPVTLHSLKLPLATPFFLNFSPKSQLFSDRRNTDSIKESQKTVEQNHLLACTGATNQINQKADFSSESEGNHASSNKYNLGIKSRHGSEGASQKSAPSQAAFNSSESDSENNVTEGKEKKLAAHSSMSTTRLKTSKNYFYEKSNFNLLKGILKKASKYDNGYPKSVLSATGVLGIQMASSIRDSVELIKMKETESVKNPTKKKLRWFDEIEQTNQFTKVPNKDAGEELEITKDSKSSGSTSQSQVQSPCSENNGSFTNGDARNYLSSRNNGHKTNLQHHRTNVSQLSIDGSTLMNGMRSVSRGDRLLSAPSVAFTRRNHPTDTHSSGIKYRALLEQRRMNIGSTTHKSDQIGQNFQISPFPSAFDPVQTINAAQNSEEVSQSTEQFMLAENMVETSAQDSDILSAMETIETQQYSFLQNKVQRLGLSALSFEEQKLLQSLDRLDKRLQYIKEIVQTSPSDGLLQIPSPFVISNGASSSSTRPEQVLCDTQKDHSFAPDNYGKFQRKY